Below is a genomic region from Xiphophorus couchianus chromosome 9, X_couchianus-1.0, whole genome shotgun sequence.
GTGCGTTAAACATTGCTCTCAGTATTTCTAACAGAATGATAATCTTTTACCTTAGATTTGAGTTTTCCACAATGCTAACAATATATTAAAATCCTACATGTCCCACAAACAGACTGAGGTTTACAGCCCAAAAAGATCAAGCAACacaattttgctttaaaatatatatagtcTTCATTTTATCTTCTGGATCGCTCAAGATCCATTTTGCCCTTCGGTGTTTCATACACAAAAAAAGCCATATGATGGAGCAAAAtgaccagcacctcctgacgtCTAGTTGTGCTGTGGAAGCCTGAATGCACAGGAGAGCAGTCATATAAAacactttgagaaaaaaaaaacataaacagcttCCTATAGCATCTGTGCTTCCTCTggcttcttttttaaacaccCCACTGATCCTGGAAATAGATCACCTTGAATTTTCTTCACTCAATAACAAGCACAGGTGTGGTGCTTTCACTTATCGGGGAAATGTTGGATTTAAGTCTGTACAAGAAGTCGAACATTTCAATTCACCAACggttttctcatttcatttctaTGTTTAATGCTAATGCATATGTGAGCgtataattattatattatgtCCTAATTGTATAGTTGTAACATTAAAACGGTCTAACGGTTCCCCTGCAGTGGCATCGGCCTCGCGCTCTGCGAGCGTCTCCTCTCACACGACACGGAGGGCCTGCTCCTCTGCTTGGCCTGCAGAAACGTGCAGCGAGCTCAGGCGGCGCGCGCTGCCCTGCTGGCCTCTCACCCTGCAGCCCAGGTGGACCTGCTGCAGATGGACACCAGCAGCGTCTCCTCTGTTCTCAGAGCGGCACAGGAAGTCAAAGTCAGGTGGGAGGATGGACTTTTAGTTTTTCCCCTCTTAAGGCATTTTCAAAAAGAATTCGCAACACACTTAAGTTTACGTCTGCACCTCAGAAAAGTGCTACAggattccattttttattattattattttgtcattttcaggtACAATCGGCTGGACTACCTCTACCTAAATGCCGGCATCATGCCAAATCCAGAATTTGACGCAAAGGCCTTTTTTAGAGGCCTCTTCTCCAGGTAAATGACTGACTTCAGTCATATATTTGTaagtaaagacaaaaacagaataaatgaattaaattcaattaataaaatattaatctgTATCAAGGCCTTTTGCGGAAcaaatttatctttaaaaataaatcaataaagaaAAGTAACTGGTTGTTTTCAGTGCTTTCATCtcattcattttgttaaatatgtGCTTACAGTAAGGTGATCACTATGTTTGCCACCGGTGACGGGATTCTGACTCAGAAAGATGGTGTCACTCCTGACGGCTTGCAGCAAGTTTTTGCCACCAACCTCTTTGGTCACTTCCTTCTCGTAAGTCGCTGCTGCAGGATGTTTTGACTcctaaatgataaaaaaaaaaaacaaaggtttgCTTTCAGCCAGTCTCTGGTTTTCTGCAGGCAGCCTGTGTGTCCTTGATGGAAAGAAGCAAGGCTGACACTGAATCCGTTTGTCACTTAGCAACTGTCCTCATTAAAAATTAACAGCACATTGAGAGCCTAAGGTCACGGCAGACATTATTCAGCTCAATTTGCTTCTGCAGGGGAATTTATGATTGTATTAAGTTGCCATCGATGAGTGACTTTTGCGAGGTTCATGGTTGGATGGCAAGGAATCATTGGTGCTATTGGTGCAGTGCAAAATCTGGTTTTTTTACCCTGTAAGGCTGAACTGAAGACAAAGCCGAAATCAGAGTTTTTCAGGATGATACTAATTTACGGttttctttgattgtttttagcGATTGCTATTTCTAATAGCTAACAGTATTCTTTGATAGAGgtagcatttttatttctgagcaTGCACTAAAGCATATATCGCAAATATTTATCCAGTGtttattaaactcaaaaaaGCGCAACTTCATGCTTTTggttcataaaaataaatttgagttcCGTAGTTTGGATAGAAATGACCCGATTCTGACGTTTTGGGGATGCGCATCCAGAATTGATTCTTTGTTTTGACCCAGATTAGGGAACTGGAGCCGGTTCTGTGCCAAGAAGGACGAACCTCGCAGCTGGTTTGGACCTCCTCTAGTAACGCTAACCGGTCTGCCTTCAGTCTCGAAGACATACAGCACCGGAGAGGAACTCAGCCTTACAGCTCCTCCAAATACGCCACAGACCTGCTCAGCCTGTCTCTCAATCAGCACTACAACAAGCAGGTtagaaaatcaaaaaagaaacatgcattTAACGTCACTTAATGctaacaaaattaataaatacgAGCCTTTGCTTTAGGGCTTGTACTCATCTGTCGTCTCCCCTGGATTTGTGATGACAAACCTGACCTTTGGCATTCTCCCGTCGTTTCCGGCCTTTCTGTGGACATTGCTCATGCCTGTCTTTTGGCTGGTGGGTTCAGCTTCATGAAGTGTGAGAACAACACGAAAAACGtccatgctttttttttttttattctacaacGACAAACATCTCCTTCTCCTGCCAACAGATCAGGGTGTTTACCAACACTTTTACCCTGACACCTTATAATGGATCTGAAGCTTTGGtgggtaaaacaaaaatgttatcactttaaaaaaaaaaaaaaaaacagctctgcGCAAATTCATGTTCTGATTTCTACCCTTCTTGGCAGCTTTGGCTATTTAGGCAAAAGCCTGAATCTCTGGATCCTTATGCTAAATACCACAGCTTAACATCAGGGCTTGGAAACAACTACACCCAACCACATAAGGTGCAGCAAGTAActagatgttttttgttgttatttttctaaaatgtgaattatgtttaaaaaataatctgtttaaaacagcaaaatgttatGTGGTGCTTTCCCATTTGCAGATGGACATTACTTTTGAGACATCAGAGTCGTTATATATCAAATTACTTCAACTTGAAAGTGACACAAGGAAGAAGCTGGCAGAAACACAAGCTGCAGGCCCCTCACTGAAGacctgaaggagctgaatgatCCACATTCCACACTGAAAGAAAGAAgatgctatttttttgtttccaccaGCAGCTTGCAGGAAAATTTACACCCGTTGAACTTATCTGCATTTTCTATGCAACCTCAaaatttaatgtatattttattggggGTTTTATATACGAGACAAAAGCGTtggataattgtgaagtggggGGAGGAGAGGATCTGTGATTATCGAAACAACTAAACAATTCAGAAATGTGGCTAACATTTCTATTTAGCCACTGCCTGCAGGTATTTTTTTTGGGTACAACTACTCTTACATTTTTACTCACTCtgttttgtaaaatagctcaacGTCAGGCACATTCAAGAAAACTCATCCAGTTGGTCATAAAGTTAATGCAAATTATTcaacccaaaacattttagtgtAGCTTTTGCAGTATGTCAACAGGGTCGtgcattttctgaaatatggagcaaattataagaaaacaataacataAGAATATTACCGATTTTCTAAGAAGTTGGCGTCCAGTCATCACATTGCAATCCAGGAGGGACTGTTTGTAATCTGGTTATCAATCCCCAAATTATCCAGACAAAACGCAGCGCTGTCCGACAGCAGACtttcatcgtcatcatcatcatcgtcgtcgTCGTCATCATCTTCCCAGAAGTTGACATATGTGCTCTGTGTGAGTGTCTCCGCGGTGTACGGCGGCGCGGCCACTTGCAGAAGCCCAGCGGCGCACCTGACGTCCCGCTGTGGGGAACCTGGTGCGCACATCCAGCGGCGCTGCCTCGGCTCCCCGGCTTGGTTTCCAGCGGCGCACTCTCCCTCCTCCGCTTCGCTCAATTTGGGGTTGCAAAATGCCCACACCATTCCGCAGAAGTAGATGAAAAATGTACCCATGACCATGACCATGAGCGCATAGGACTCTATCATAGCTTTAGTAACTGGAGACGTCATTTTTCTTTATGGAGAGCAGGAGCATTGATTGTGCTCAGAAGCGGCTGAGCGGGTCATCACCGTGATCATGAATAAAGGGGGCCGGGCcttaaaaacaagagaaaatccGCTTTCAAAGTAAActattgcaaataaaaacttttttttttttttaagggagaacataattaaaatgttactgaaTAGGGCCACCAATTTTTGAAGTGAGTTTGTTCAGTGGGGGAAATTTTCACAGGGTTGTAAATCCTCTTACGTCACTGTATGACTTTATGTGACACAGTCCAATTTCACACAGCCACTGATCAATGctggaaagacaagagaacatgctGTTCAAGTAATGTGTGCCGATCTTAAAATGGAGACATGGGAAAGCTGCCTCCTTCATGTTGATCAAACCTACAATCAgagtaataattaaaaagctttaaactgTTTATCTTCACAAAGGGGAAATATGATCATAATGGAGGTTTTTACAGAGAAGTGCAGAAAAGATGGACAGACTTTGTCTCTGCTGGTTTGCATAATTGGAACCAGTTGTTTGAAAGCGATGCaagagaagttttgtttttttgtcacaccaTCACAAATTTAAAGGTGTGGAGTTTGTTCAtctgagactttgactagaaccttgtgctttggtcagatgaaactATAAGATTTAACCTTTTGACCACAAACACTCCAAAAGGTTTTACTGCACCGTGGAGAACTTGGGATGCTGTGGTGCCTGATAGGTCACCACTGGGTCCTTTAGTAGAATTATTAACCAAACATAAATCAACAGAATTTACTCACTAGACCACCTTACCAGAACTTAATCCAGTAGAAAAGCttgacctcttttttttaatgtattctgTAACCTTATCAAATATTAggagaaaatatatttgaaaatgggGTACCAACAGTTGTAGTCCTTGTggtgttgttaaaaaaattaatttctaaatgtggtactttagattttaattttttcccccccctgtAAGTTTTACTGTTGTGGGAGAtgcaatttcaaaataaataaaagactgaatatttttgacaaatttttatgatggaaaaatgtgtaataaatacTATTTATAAAACACTGGAGTTGAATTAATCTATGCACAAGACAGCCATGTGATTTCAAAAAAAGTGTGCATTTCTTAaagtgtggaaaatgttttgttgagcTTCTTTCATTGCTCCAGATGCACTTCACTGGCAAGCTGCATAAGCCTAGCATTTTCTCTGTCATTTAATGGAACCCTCCAATTATGTGTTTTAAccacatgaacatttttttaacctgtTTAATTGTTTTCCTCAATACTCAATTGAGAGTAAACATATTCTACAAAATAAGTAAAGATGCTATCcacaccaataaaaaaaattgacgACAGCAAAGAAATAcacatttctgcaaataaaaaagccAATTCTTGATTGGGTAATTCCCAAATGTAACATGTGCACCACTGTAGGTTAAAACTTACTGCCAAAAGCAAGGGCGTAGGCAAACAagtgtgaaataattttaacttgCAGCACGGTTTAAACATCTAGATATTAGTGTGTAAACGTGTTTCTGGGGTCATTTCTTGTGAACTTGATAAATAATTAGGCCCAACTAATTTcctgtcctttaaaaaaaacaaattaatcccTAATATCAAGATATTTCTTCCTCTGTGGTCTTGAATTATATTAAAGAACTAGCAGGTTATCTGCTAATGTAAGTTTTAAAATGGACAAACTGCTGAGAAAAGCACTCCTGACAACTAAATAGTTCTTTCctaaaagtcaaaacaacaacagagtgCAGACCGGAGCGACCATGCTTTCCTTTGCAAAGCgattcaaaaacatttgcattgtGGGTaattgagtttttctttcatctaCTCCCTAGCTGCTATCATGGCTACGGGTTTCCACGGAAACTACACAACCCACCCGCGCAAACTCCGAGGTCCCGGATGTCTACCGTGCCGGAAGAGAAGAAGGTCCTTTCCCAGCCATCTTGTGGCTTCATCTAGCGAAGTGCTCGCACCAAGCCTCGTAGAATCGGAGGAAAATCCTGCTGAAGGGGCGCCATCATGCCCGGACAAATGCAAGAAGGTTTTGGCTGTGCCATAACCAATCGGTTCGACCAGTTATTTGACGACGAGTCGGATCCGTTCGAGCTGCTGAAGCAAGCCGAAgttaagaagaagaaggaggctGCAGCTCCTGGTGCCGCCAAGACTGCAGCGCAGGCTGCCAAGCAGCCCAAAAAGGAGTCCCAAAAGGACAGAAAGATCCCGCTGGCTGATAAGAAGGAGGAAACCCAGGCTCCAGTTCCACTTAAGAAAGATGGTAATATTTAATGCACGTTTTGGGCTCCAATTAGTCAAAAGAGCTGCCTAGAAATTTAAGCTAACAGGCTAAGTTGCTCGGTTACCAGCTAGCCGTTATAACCGGGCTTAGTGACATGAGGTCGGCTTACTCGCTATTTTAATGCCTTAAGATAAATGACATTTGCACGAACAACGACTTTTACCCGAACATAATTTACGACAGGGGACGCGAGGTTGCTGCGATACAAAGATAAACAGTTTGCGGCCCAGCTAGTTTTAGCTGTACACCCCCAGAGGGCCTGGTTGAACAGAGAGCCTAACTACCAGCGTGCTTCGGTTAAATCGTTAGCTCCGCTCAGGAGCCACTCGAAGCCAAACTACTTGTTGCTCCATAAATCgagaatcatttaaaaaaaaacgaacaATTATtggttaaagtttaaaatttgcgaaagaagaaaataaaaaatctccgGAACATGTGAGAGGGCAGTAACACGTGTAGAGAAGATAGGTGTGAGCTtcagtttgggtttttgttttggcgGATTTCTCTACTGACATGCGGATCTGTCCGCTCCGGCGGAG
It encodes:
- the hsd17b7 gene encoding 3-keto-steroid reductase/17-beta-hydroxysteroid dehydrogenase 7, giving the protein MKKVVLVTGANSGIGLALCERLLSHDTEGLLLCLACRNVQRAQAARAALLASHPAAQVDLLQMDTSSVSSVLRAAQEVKVRYNRLDYLYLNAGIMPNPEFDAKAFFRGLFSSKVITMFATGDGILTQKDGVTPDGLQQVFATNLFGHFLLIRELEPVLCQEGRTSQLVWTSSSNANRSAFSLEDIQHRRGTQPYSSSKYATDLLSLSLNQHYNKQGLYSSVVSPGFVMTNLTFGILPSFPAFLWTLLMPVFWLIRVFTNTFTLTPYNGSEALLWLFRQKPESLDPYAKYHSLTSGLGNNYTQPHKMDITFETSESLYIKLLQLESDTRKKLAETQAAGPSLKT